One stretch of Deltaproteobacteria bacterium DNA includes these proteins:
- a CDS encoding bifunctional 3-(3-hydroxy-phenyl)propionate/3-hydroxycinnamic acid hydroxylase — protein sequence MADAAAPYDVAIVGWGPVGQALAILLGERGWRVGVFEKQPQAYPLPRAVHFDHETGRILQACGLGDDLRGHTESADVYEWRNAAGATLLRFESEAAGLSGWPEGNMFAQPEIERLLDARARRLPTVEVRRGAEVTTLAAADDVVTLGLADGGAATARWVVGCDGANSFVRGAMGATVTDLGFFFDWLIVDVLPDTPTVWRPLNIQVCDPARPTTLVSGGPGRRRWEFMRLPDEPLDELNLEETAWRLLGPWQVTPANARLERHVVYRFQARWVDGWRNGRMLLAGDAAHQMPPFAGQGMCSGLRDAANLAWKFDVVLAGRAPAALLDTYPRERVPHVRGVIDFSMALGKVICIADPVEAAARDAVMTAAIASGQQTTPPPPLGLGAGVLRAGDPHAGKLFVQGRVRTAEGREGLFDDVVGRGFALVATTGDALIALDAELRGWFASLGGVTARVGAGGDVADVDGVYARWFADAGVAVALQRPDFYLYGTGATAADAPALLGALRAALSSP from the coding sequence ATGGCTGACGCGGCGGCGCCGTACGACGTCGCGATCGTCGGCTGGGGACCGGTCGGGCAGGCGCTCGCCATCCTCCTCGGCGAGCGCGGCTGGCGGGTCGGCGTGTTCGAGAAGCAGCCGCAGGCCTATCCGCTGCCGCGCGCCGTGCACTTCGACCACGAGACGGGTCGGATCCTGCAAGCCTGCGGACTCGGCGACGATCTCCGCGGCCACACCGAGTCGGCCGACGTCTACGAGTGGCGGAACGCCGCCGGTGCGACGCTGCTGCGTTTCGAGAGCGAGGCGGCCGGGCTCTCGGGATGGCCCGAGGGCAACATGTTCGCGCAGCCGGAGATCGAGCGCCTGCTGGACGCGCGCGCGCGCCGGCTCCCGACCGTCGAGGTGCGGCGTGGCGCCGAGGTGACGACGCTCGCCGCCGCGGACGACGTCGTCACGCTCGGTCTCGCGGACGGCGGAGCGGCGACGGCACGCTGGGTCGTCGGCTGCGACGGCGCCAACAGCTTCGTCCGCGGCGCGATGGGCGCGACCGTCACGGACCTCGGCTTCTTCTTCGACTGGTTGATCGTCGACGTGCTGCCGGATACCCCGACCGTGTGGCGCCCGCTCAACATCCAGGTCTGTGATCCGGCGCGACCGACGACCCTCGTGTCCGGTGGGCCGGGCCGGCGGCGCTGGGAGTTCATGCGCCTGCCGGACGAGCCGCTCGACGAGCTGAACCTCGAGGAGACGGCGTGGCGGCTGCTCGGGCCGTGGCAGGTCACGCCGGCGAACGCGCGCCTCGAGCGCCACGTCGTGTACCGCTTCCAGGCGCGCTGGGTCGACGGATGGCGGAACGGCCGGATGCTCCTCGCCGGAGACGCCGCGCATCAGATGCCGCCGTTCGCTGGGCAGGGGATGTGCTCGGGCCTCCGCGACGCCGCGAATCTCGCGTGGAAGTTCGACGTCGTGCTCGCGGGTCGTGCGCCGGCGGCGCTCCTCGACACCTACCCGCGCGAGCGCGTCCCGCACGTCCGCGGCGTGATCGACTTCTCGATGGCGCTCGGCAAGGTGATCTGCATCGCCGATCCGGTGGAGGCGGCGGCACGCGACGCGGTCATGACGGCGGCGATCGCGAGCGGGCAGCAGACGACGCCCCCGCCGCCGCTCGGCCTCGGCGCGGGTGTGCTGCGCGCGGGCGATCCGCACGCCGGGAAGCTGTTCGTGCAGGGACGCGTGCGCACGGCGGAGGGTCGCGAGGGACTCTTCGACGACGTCGTCGGGCGCGGCTTCGCGCTGGTCGCGACGACCGGCGATGCGCTGATCGCGCTCGACGCCGAGCTGCGCGGGTGGTTCGCGTCTCTCGGCGGCGTCACGGCGCGTGTCGGCGCCGGCGGCGACGTCGCCGACGTGGATGGCGTCTACGCGCGCTGGTTCGCCGACGCCGGCGTCGCGGTCGCCCTACAGCGGCCGGACTTCTATCTCTACGGGACGGGCGCGACGGCCGCCGACGCGCCGGCGCTCCTCGGCGCTCTGCGGGCCGCGCTCAGCAGCCCTTGA